A genomic region of Solanum dulcamara chromosome 2, daSolDulc1.2, whole genome shotgun sequence contains the following coding sequences:
- the LOC129881149 gene encoding dolichyl-diphosphooligosaccharide--protein glycosyltransferase subunit 1B: MNQLKEKTEGSLPFFSPQRLAMGAMAILRLALVFSTLTSLSILAGSSPSPSTELQIVTAERRIDLTSHIVKVFLTLKVENIGESPASEVLLAFSPTEVDRLAVVKAAAAAGKKKKKAYLPLDVKPTDLDDGPNGTKYYLIHLLKPLGKGEAISLEVLYVLTHSLEPFPVEISQLESQLVYYRDSAKILSPYPIKQQATFLKTPTSRVESFTRVVPTDRANTELRYGPYEEQPPYSYSPVIVHFENNKPFAVVEELVREIEISHWGSIQVTEHYKLVHAGARHKGAFSRVEYQSRPNSGVSSFKNLLAELPPRVHSVYYRDNIGNISSSRLRTNFKKSELLIEPRYPLFGGWKSTFVIGYGVPLEDFLFEAADGTRYLNYSFGCPLAETVVEKLTVKVVLPEGSKNPSAVVPVPVEQRTERKYSYLDVVGRTVVVLEKANVVPEHNSPFQVYYQFSPIYMLAEPLMLTSVFFLFFMASVTYLHLDLSISKIKQT; the protein is encoded by the exons ATGAATCAGTTAAAGGAGAAGACTGAAGGGAGTTTACCATTTTTTTCCCCTCAAAGACTAGCAATGGGAGCTATGGCGATCCTTCGATTAGCCCTAGTTTTCTCTACATTGACCTCACTTTCGATACTCGCCGGATCTTCACCGTCGCCGTCGACGGAGTTGCAGATCGTCACCGCCGAACGCAGA ATTGACTTGACATCACACATTGTGAAGGTGTTCTTGACATTGAAG GTTGAAAATATTGGTGAATCTCCTGCTTCAGAAGTCCTTCTTGCCTTCTCTCCCACAGAAGTTGATCGTCTGGCAGTGGTAAAAGCAGCTGCTGCTGctggaaagaagaaaaagaaagcttATTTGCCACTTGATGTGAAGCCAACTGACCTGGATGATGGACCAAATGGGACTAAGTATTATTTAATACATTTGCTTAAGCCATTGGGCAAAGGTGAAGCCATCTCGCTAGAAGTTCTTTATGTATTGACACATTCTCTTGAGCCTTTCCCAGTAGAAATAAGCCAGTTGGAGTCTCAATTAGTTTATTACCGTGACAGTGCAAAAATCTTGTCACCATATCCTATTAAACAACAAGCGACGTTTCTAAAAACACCAACTAGCAGGGTTGAGTCGTTCACAAGAGTTGTGCCTACAGATCGTGCAAACACGGAACTAAGATATGGACCATATGAGGAGCAACCTCCATATTCATATTCACCTGTAATTGTCCATTTCGAAAACAATAAGCCGTTTGCTGTGGTTGAGGAGCTTGTGCGCGAAATTGAAATCTCTCACTGGGGAAGCATACAGGTTACCGAGCATTACAAATTGGTACATGCTGGTGCTCGGCATAAAGGTGCTTTCTCAAG GGTTGAATATCAGTCTAGGCCCAACAGCGGTGTTTCCTCATTCAAGAATCTGCTTGCAGAATTACCACCAAGGGTCCATTCTGTCTACTACAGGGATAACATAGGGAACATTTCATCCTCTCGCTTACGCACAAACTTTAAGAAG TCAGAGCTGTTAATAGAACCACGATATCCTCTATTTGGAGGCTGGAAATCTACTTTTGTCATTGGATACGGGGTTCCACTAGAGGACTTCCTTTTTGAGGCAGCTGATGGCACACGTTACCTGAATTACAGTTTTGGATGTCCCCTTGCAGAAACTGTTGTTGAAAAGTTGACTGTCAAA GTTGTGCTGCCAGAAGGATCAAAGAATCCATCCGCTGTGGTTCCTGTTCCAGTGGAGCAACGGACTGAG AGGAAATACTCATATCTTGATGTTGTGGGAAGGACCGTGGTGGTCCTGGAGAAGGCCAATGTTGTTCCTGAGCACAACTCTCCTTTCCAG GTCTATTACCAATTCAGCCCCATTTACATGCTTGCAGAGCCATTGATGTTGACTTCTgtcttcttccttttctttatgGCTTCTGTCACTTATCTACATTTAGACCTTTCAATTAGCAAGATCAAGCAAACATGA
- the LOC129881150 gene encoding E3 ubiquitin-protein ligase WAV3-like, whose translation MVSKWGKVKLALGLNLCTYVPKKTLDENDDSGSSTVSESERHSDVALISPATADWDIAPATPRSQVLKLSKSLSRSSKKTCSICLASMKRGDGHAIFTAECSHSFHFQCIASNVKHGNQVCPVCRAEWKEIPLQFPSLDPPIGRARVNPVDWPQNNALMTVIRRLPTTRPTPNRHISSLFQAPEPAIFDDDESLGHQVNSSEKSASDKSSIDGCESCDNRKVKIVTYPEVPAVSRSSASDNFTVLVQLKAPGSVSVQDPGKNQVNLSQVSQTPRAPVDLVTVLDISGSMAGTKLALLKRAMGFVIQNLGPNDRLAVIAFSSTARRLFPLRRMSETGRQQALQAVNSLVANGGTNIAEGLRKGAKIMEDRKEKNPVASIILLSDGQDTYTVSSNSGSRPQQPNYKLLLPLSIHGGNSSGFKIPVHAFGFGADHDASSMHSISEISGGTFSFIETEGVIQDAFAQCIGGLLSVVVKELQVCIECLHPGVCLSSLKAGSYPNRLMSDGRMGTIDVGDLYADEERDFLVSINIPTESSCAETLLLKVKCVYDDPFTKETVSIRSEDLRIKRPEKAGQESVLIEVDRQQNRVRVAEAMAQARAAAEKGDLVGATSILENSRKLLSESESAKSHDRLCVALDAELKEMQERMASRNVYEASGRAYILSGLSSHSWQRATARGDSAGGSSLVQAYQTPSMVEMVTRSQATLLASPSAQRHVRPVWSFASQPKPR comes from the exons atggtaAGCAAATGGGGGAAAGTGAAATTGGCTCTTGGTTTGAATCTTTGTACTTATGTTCCTAAAAAAACACTGGATGAAAATGATGATAGTGGTAGTTCAACAGTTTCTGAATCAGAGAGGCATTCCGACGTTGCCCTTATATCGCCGGCGACGGCTGACTGGGACATTGCTCCGGCGACCCCAAGGTCACAAGTTTTGAAGCTCTCTAAGAGCTTAAGTAGATCTTCTAag AAAACATGCTCAATATGTTTGGCTTCAATGAAGAGAGGGGATGGTCATGCTATATTCACTGCTGAATGTTCACATTCGTTTCACTTCCAGTGTATTGCTTCAAACGTGAAACATGGAAACCAAGTTTGCCCAGTTTGCAGGGCAGAATGGAAAGAAATTCCTCTGCAGTTTCCCAGCCTAGATCCTCCTATTGGGAGGGCTAGAGTCAATCCTGTGGATTGGCCCCAAAATAATGCACTAATGACTGTGATACGCCGTTTACCAACAACCCGCCCAACACCGAATCGGCATATTTCCTCACTATTTCAGGCTCCCGAGCCAGCCAtctttgatgatgatgaatctTTGGGTCATCAGGTCAATTCTTCTGAGAAAAGCGCTTCTGATAAGAGTTCAATAGATGGTTGCGAGTCCTGTGACAACAGGAAAGTAAAGATTGTAACTTACCCCGAGGTTCCCGCAGTTTCAAGGTCCAGTGCTTCAGATAACTTCACTGTGTTAGTCCAGCTGAAGGCTCCTGGTTCAGTTTCAGTACAAGATCCAGGCAAAAACCAGGTCAATTTGTCCCAGGTTTCCCAAACGCCTCGTGCTCCTGTTGACCTTGTCACAGTTCTTGACATAAGTGGAAGTATGGCTGGCACCAAACTTGCTCTACTCAAACGAGCTATGGGTTTTGTGATACAGAATCTTGGTCCCAATGATAGACTGGCAGTAATTGCCTTCTCTTCGACTGCTCGCCGCCTCTTCCCACTTCGTAGGATGTCTGAAACAGGACGGCAGCAAGCACTGCAAGCTGTAAACTCCCTGGTTGCAAATGGAGGGACAAATATTGCTGAAGGCTTGAGAAAGGGTGCCAAGATAATGGAGGACCGCAAGGAAAAGAACCCCGTTGCTAGTATAATACTGTTGTCTGATGGTCAGGACACATACACAGTCAGTAGTAATTCTGGTAGTAGACCGCAGCAACCTAACTACAAGCTGCTTCTACCTTTGTCCATTCATGGTGGAAATAGTTCAGGGTTTAAAATACCAGTACATGCTTTCGGGTTTGGTGCTGATCACGATGCTTCATCAATGCATTCGATATCAGAGATTTCAGGAGGAACGTTTTCATTTATTGAGACCGAAGGTGTCATACAGGATGCTTTTGCTCAATGCATTGGGGGCCTTCTAAGTGTTGTAGTCAAGGAGCTTCAGGTATGCATCGAGTGTCTTCACCCAGGTGTCTGTCTTAGCTCTTTAAAAGCAGGAAGCTATCCAAACCGCTTAATGTCTGATGGACGCATGGGAACAATTGATGTTGGAGATTTATACGCTGATGAAGAGAGGGATTTTCTGGTTTCAATCAATATCCCTACTGAATCTTCATGTGCAGAAACATTGTTGTTAAAGGTTAAGTGTGTATACGATGATCCTTTCACAAAAGAGACGGTTTCCATCAGAAGTGAAGATCTTAGGATCAAGAGACCTGAAAAGGCTGGACAAGAGAGTGTTTTAATTGAAGTGGACAGGCAGCAGAACAGGGTCCGAGTAGCCGAGGCAATGGCACAAGCGCGAGCTGCTGCTGAGAAAGGAGACCTAGTTGGCGCAACTTCCATCCTAGAGAACTCCAGAAAGTTGTTGTCAGAGTCAGAGTCTGCTAAATCTCATGATCGGCTTTGTGTTGCACTTGATGCTGAGCTCAAGGAGATGCAGGAGAGGATGGCAAGCAGAAATGTATATGAAGCATCAGGAAGGGCATATATCTTGTCAGGGCTGAGCTCACACTCGTGGCAGAGAGCAACAGCACGAGGTGACTCCGCAGGTGGTTCAAGTCTTGTCCAAGCCTATCAAACCCCTTCCATGGTTGAGATGGTAACTCGATCTCAGGCTACATTACTGGCTAGCCCTTCAGCTCAAAGACATGTTCGACCAGTGTGGTCATTTGCGTCACAACCAAAGCCTAGGTAA